A genomic stretch from Candidatus Nitrososphaera gargensis Ga9.2 includes:
- a CDS encoding metal ABC transporter substrate-binding protein gives MASQQPSRGKLIGIAVAIGVAAAIIAGVSLFMYAAGGGNNNSDNTISSSVAEDNVSSRKLNVVTSVAPITNIVRNVGGDRIELTGIVPEGVNSHTFELTPSDAVVVRGADLVIINGLHLEVDFERVVDAAGNPNLQLLKLADNTITSDQWVFDFSFPEEEGDPNPHLWLNVQHAMKYAELVRDKLIEMDPANSDYYSSNAKKYLALLEELDQGIMQSVQTVPPDNRKLVTYHDSWAYFAPRYGMTVIGAVQPSDFGEPTPQEVARIIEQIRAEGVPAIFASEVFPSKVVDQIAREANVQIVETLRDDDLPGEPGDPENTYVGMMVANMNTMLTSLGGNTDALEGIDPSNTYTRS, from the coding sequence ATGGCAAGCCAGCAGCCTTCTAGAGGAAAGTTGATTGGAATTGCCGTGGCAATAGGAGTAGCTGCTGCAATAATCGCCGGGGTATCATTATTCATGTATGCAGCCGGCGGTGGTAATAATAACAGCGATAATACTATTTCTTCATCCGTCGCTGAGGACAATGTATCATCCAGAAAACTAAATGTTGTAACTTCTGTTGCACCAATAACAAATATAGTTAGAAACGTGGGAGGAGATAGGATAGAATTAACTGGCATAGTTCCAGAGGGGGTCAATTCACATACATTTGAGCTGACACCATCAGATGCAGTTGTAGTAAGAGGTGCAGATCTTGTCATCATTAATGGATTGCACCTCGAGGTTGATTTTGAGAGAGTTGTTGATGCTGCTGGCAATCCTAACCTGCAGCTGCTCAAGCTTGCCGATAATACGATAACAAGTGATCAGTGGGTATTTGATTTTAGCTTCCCTGAAGAGGAAGGTGATCCCAATCCACACCTCTGGCTCAACGTGCAACATGCAATGAAGTATGCTGAGCTTGTTCGAGACAAGTTGATAGAGATGGATCCTGCGAACAGTGATTATTATTCTTCAAATGCTAAAAAGTATCTTGCACTTCTTGAGGAATTAGACCAAGGTATAATGCAATCAGTCCAGACGGTTCCGCCTGACAATAGAAAGCTTGTCACATATCACGACTCTTGGGCATACTTTGCTCCCCGCTATGGAATGACGGTGATTGGCGCTGTGCAACCATCAGATTTTGGAGAGCCTACACCGCAAGAGGTAGCCAGAATAATAGAGCAAATACGTGCAGAAGGAGTACCAGCCATATTTGCTTCTGAAGTGTTTCCAAGCAAAGTCGTAGATCAAATAGCAAGAGAAGCCAATGTGCAGATCGTTGAAACGCTCAGGGATGACGACTTGCCTGGCGAACCGGGAGACCCCGAGAATACCTATGTTGGAATGATGGTTGCCAACATGAATACAATGCTAACGTCGCTTGGAGGAAACACTGACGCTTTGGAAGGAATCGATCCAAGCAACACTTACACAAGGAGTTGA
- a CDS encoding TraG/VirB4 family ATPase: MGLDPLKIYPPIDASEIIASITSLPQDYHATLRTIANKADNIGALYNNSPEEMRGYLKDLVGDGTLAHVFRGKPVEFTNRMVFSMKDIESSIEKNLLSLLLFGKVWNMINDESYLPRAVQKIVVVDEAWLYLAIPAAARFLERTARLGRKRNVCFIINTQRAADVLGESDEKPGLGRSIIENSATKILLRQDELSADVVARAFGLSEREREHLVELESGNGFLIA, translated from the coding sequence ATGGGCTTAGACCCGCTGAAAATCTATCCCCCGATAGACGCTTCAGAGATAATCGCATCCATAACGAGCTTGCCGCAAGACTACCATGCGACGCTTCGAACCATCGCAAATAAGGCAGACAACATAGGGGCACTCTACAACAACTCTCCCGAGGAAATGCGGGGCTACCTGAAAGATCTTGTTGGTGATGGCACATTGGCTCACGTCTTTAGAGGCAAGCCGGTAGAATTCACAAACCGGATGGTATTTTCCATGAAAGACATTGAGAGCAGCATCGAAAAGAACCTACTTTCCTTGCTCCTCTTTGGAAAGGTTTGGAACATGATAAACGACGAATCGTATCTGCCAAGAGCGGTACAGAAGATAGTCGTCGTAGACGAAGCATGGCTGTATCTAGCAATTCCAGCCGCAGCCAGATTTCTGGAAAGGACTGCAAGGCTTGGAAGAAAGCGAAATGTATGCTTCATAATCAATACCCAGAGGGCGGCAGATGTCCTTGGAGAATCCGACGAAAAGCCAGGACTTGGAAGGTCAATAATTGAAAATAGCGCAACCAAGATCCTGCTCAGGCAAGACGAGTTGTCTGCCGATGTAGTTGCAAGGGCCTTTGGCCTGTCTGAAAGGGAAAGAGAGCATCTTGTGGAGCTGGAGTCGGGAAACGGATTTCTGATAGCGTAG
- a CDS encoding DUF6788 family protein has translation MSAGLYSQLSRMIKEEKVLAEQIKQVQKEVDELFGQYGGSIQVRFIRCGSPNCYCARRTKGHGPYYYLERRVSGKVQMIYLGKNKMDVNHYNNYHCKMSNLKKRLRAMKRRHQQLHGVIMSITQLVKTNFE, from the coding sequence ATGAGCGCTGGTTTATACTCGCAGCTGAGCAGAATGATTAAAGAAGAAAAAGTTCTTGCAGAGCAGATCAAGCAGGTGCAAAAAGAGGTCGACGAGCTATTTGGTCAATACGGCGGCTCAATACAGGTGCGGTTTATCAGATGCGGAAGTCCAAACTGCTACTGCGCAAGGAGAACAAAGGGGCATGGGCCGTACTACTACCTTGAAAGAAGAGTTTCTGGCAAAGTCCAGATGATATACCTAGGCAAGAACAAGATGGATGTAAACCACTACAACAACTACCATTGCAAGATGAGCAATTTGAAAAAGAGGTTGAGGGCCATGAAGAGAAGGCATCAGCAATTGCACGGAGTGATAATGAGTATCACGCAGCTTGTAAAGACAAATTTTGAATGA
- a CDS encoding DUF4443 domain-containing protein translates to MLIRTLTKVASRYAPSRVLSFDMVHIFKALQLMENEGHISRALLTKELGLGEGAIKTLVKHLKMQNLIETSKSGTRMTQKGRAICSALVSAVPAETRLPKCSVALGKYNHAVLLKNLSFAVKSGIEQRDAAVKMGAIGATTLSFKDSKFVMPMDSSGYDSLEKEPNIRKLLVEKLKPEEEDIVIIGSANDSSRTAELAAKNAALVTLVNHEKHD, encoded by the coding sequence ATGCTCATTAGGACTCTGACGAAGGTTGCGAGCAGGTATGCACCTAGCAGGGTACTTTCCTTTGATATGGTTCATATTTTCAAAGCTTTGCAGCTGATGGAGAATGAGGGTCACATAAGCAGAGCCCTATTAACAAAAGAATTAGGACTTGGCGAAGGTGCCATCAAGACATTGGTAAAGCATCTGAAAATGCAAAATCTTATTGAAACTTCTAAATCAGGTACAAGAATGACTCAGAAAGGTAGGGCCATATGTTCAGCATTGGTCTCTGCGGTTCCTGCGGAGACTCGTTTACCAAAATGCTCTGTTGCACTTGGAAAATACAATCATGCAGTTTTGCTAAAAAATCTCAGCTTTGCTGTAAAATCAGGTATTGAACAAAGAGATGCAGCGGTGAAGATGGGCGCCATTGGGGCTACCACATTATCCTTCAAAGACAGCAAGTTTGTAATGCCTATGGACAGCAGCGGATATGATTCATTGGAGAAAGAGCCTAACATAAGGAAACTTTTAGTTGAAAAGCTGAAGCCAGAGGAAGAAGATATTGTGATCATAGGTAGCGCCAACGACAGTTCAAGGACTGCAGAACTGGCAGCAAAGAATGCGGCACTTGTAACACTTGTGAATCATGAGAAGCATGATTGA
- the nikR gene encoding nickel-responsive transcriptional regulator NikR yields the protein MPKDQHQRHKHPREKKQQQQKDGTVERISMSLPPGLLSEFDKSMKKAGFSDRSKAIQTALHSFIDQNDWDKGEDSRNGAGAIMMLYDNHAYSHDDAGTHIQHRYSDIISATTHMHLDHDNCLETIMVRGEIRKIKELAKSLSENRGIKSLKVHFVAII from the coding sequence TTGCCAAAAGATCAGCATCAACGCCACAAACACCCACGGGAAAAGAAACAGCAACAACAGAAAGATGGTACTGTTGAGCGCATAAGCATGTCTTTACCGCCAGGATTGCTATCAGAATTTGACAAATCCATGAAAAAGGCAGGATTTTCTGACAGATCAAAGGCAATTCAGACAGCTCTCCACTCATTCATTGACCAAAATGACTGGGATAAAGGAGAGGATAGCAGAAATGGAGCTGGAGCAATAATGATGCTCTACGATAATCATGCATACAGTCACGATGACGCTGGCACGCATATACAGCACAGGTATAGTGACATAATAAGTGCTACTACTCACATGCACCTTGACCATGACAACTGCCTAGAAACAATCATGGTCAGAGGAGAGATCAGAAAGATAAAGGAGCTTGCCAAGAGCCTGTCGGAAAATCGCGGAATCAAGAGTCTGAAAGTGCATTTTGTTGCGATAATATGA
- a CDS encoding metal ABC transporter permease encodes MDFLLQPFQYEFFTRGIVVAIMVGGACGLLGVYIVLRGMSYIGHGMSHAVFGGAAVSYIVNINLYIGAALWGFLSAFLINEISRRSKIKADAAIGVVTTAGFAVGVLLISTTRSFTRNFEAILFGNILGITDQDLLMIFVASAITVLFVIFFHKRLLFTLFDKETAKAYGVKTEHVETIFSLVLATVVIASMSAIGVTLLAAAIVAPAISARMLTNNFQKMIIISTVIGAITSFAGMYASFYLDSASGATIVLFSAAAFGISALYAFLRRKYHEHSHAGMVHVHPHSHTAEHRHEH; translated from the coding sequence TTGGATTTTCTTCTCCAGCCATTTCAATACGAGTTCTTTACACGTGGGATTGTTGTTGCAATAATGGTTGGAGGGGCATGTGGGCTTCTTGGAGTATACATCGTTCTGCGCGGCATGAGCTACATAGGTCACGGCATGTCGCATGCAGTATTTGGAGGCGCCGCAGTCAGCTATATTGTAAACATCAACCTGTACATCGGCGCAGCGCTCTGGGGCTTTCTTTCAGCCTTTCTCATAAATGAAATTAGCAGGAGGAGCAAGATCAAGGCCGATGCTGCCATAGGAGTTGTAACCACAGCAGGATTTGCCGTTGGGGTACTACTGATAAGCACAACAAGGAGCTTTACCAGAAACTTTGAGGCTATCCTCTTTGGCAATATATTGGGCATTACAGATCAGGATTTGCTAATGATATTTGTAGCATCGGCAATTACCGTACTATTTGTCATATTCTTCCACAAGCGATTGCTTTTCACGCTGTTTGACAAGGAGACTGCCAAAGCATACGGAGTCAAGACAGAGCATGTGGAGACTATTTTCTCGCTGGTACTTGCAACAGTTGTAATAGCCTCGATGTCTGCAATAGGTGTAACTCTGCTTGCGGCCGCAATAGTAGCTCCGGCAATATCTGCAAGGATGCTTACAAACAACTTCCAAAAGATGATCATAATCTCGACGGTTATAGGTGCTATCACGTCATTCGCAGGAATGTATGCCAGCTTTTATCTTGATTCTGCGTCAGGAGCCACTATAGTTTTGTTCAGCGCAGCAGCATTTGGAATATCTGCTCTCTATGCATTTCTGCGAAGAAAATATCATGAACATTCGCATGCAGGGATGGTTCATGTCCATCCACATTCTCATACCGCTGAACATAGACATGAACACTGA
- a CDS encoding metal ABC transporter ATP-binding protein translates to MGTEDKTVSRKNNNVNALELKEVTSGYSYNRPVVEGINLQVPKGGFVGILGPSGSGKTTLLKIITGLHKPWYGTVEFYHYNNGGKPVIGYVPQVESVDWTFPVTVREVVSMGIWNQSGTGPMINKVAGEKIRYVLENLGIEEYMTRQISELSGGEQQRVFLARAMIRFPDILVLDEPTSGVDYNTRETILEVLANLNEKGTTIILTTHDISGIAKRLPWLVCMNKHIVSEGPPTEVLTTENLLETYGLVDTESVGR, encoded by the coding sequence ATGGGAACGGAAGACAAAACAGTTAGCAGAAAAAATAACAATGTCAATGCACTTGAGCTAAAAGAGGTCACCTCTGGCTATTCTTACAATCGTCCGGTAGTTGAAGGTATAAACCTGCAAGTACCAAAGGGTGGTTTTGTCGGAATACTTGGACCGAGCGGGTCGGGCAAGACGACACTTCTCAAGATAATCACTGGTCTTCACAAGCCATGGTATGGAACTGTCGAATTTTATCATTACAACAACGGTGGCAAACCTGTTATCGGATATGTGCCGCAGGTGGAAAGTGTGGACTGGACTTTTCCTGTAACGGTAAGGGAAGTAGTTTCAATGGGAATCTGGAACCAATCCGGCACCGGGCCTATGATAAACAAGGTAGCAGGCGAGAAAATCAGGTATGTGCTTGAGAATCTGGGAATCGAAGAATACATGACACGGCAGATAAGCGAGCTGTCCGGCGGAGAACAGCAGAGAGTATTTCTTGCAAGAGCTATGATACGCTTTCCAGACATACTTGTGTTAGACGAGCCAACATCAGGAGTTGATTATAACACAAGAGAAACAATCCTAGAAGTGCTAGCGAATCTAAACGAAAAGGGAACCACTATAATATTGACCACTCATGACATTTCTGGAATTGCAAAGAGGCTGCCGTGGCTGGTTTGCATGAACAAGCACATAGTATCTGAAGGGCCGCCAACAGAAGTCCTTACAACTGAAAATCTATTAGAAACATATGGTCTGGTTGACACTGAGTCAGTAGGCCGGTGA
- a CDS encoding A24 family peptidase encodes MLSILFIREILCFAMLSIGAYYDLKTREVDDGLWMVFGGAGSVLYAWEYVSGAMADAQIILVFISLTAVIALALYRYGFFGGADAKALVTISVILPVYYPLIPFYMHPITGITVLTNAVLFAMVVPLYNALSNLVKVARGERIFECLEEEPTWRKVLACFVGTPSNRPIRHHLVIEYSAGEGKKKKFSFRLNYGDDEGYGSSGNRSCYARSSTDSKRWLSQNLPFLLFMLAGFLATMLFGDVLLQVLLN; translated from the coding sequence TTGCTATCCATTCTCTTCATAAGAGAAATCCTATGCTTTGCAATGCTTTCTATCGGCGCTTACTACGATCTCAAAACAAGAGAAGTCGATGACGGATTATGGATGGTTTTTGGTGGCGCAGGATCGGTTCTCTATGCATGGGAATATGTGTCTGGAGCAATGGCGGATGCGCAGATAATTCTGGTCTTCATATCTTTGACCGCTGTGATTGCATTAGCTCTATACAGGTATGGCTTCTTTGGTGGCGCAGATGCTAAAGCGCTTGTGACCATTTCTGTGATTCTGCCTGTTTACTATCCATTGATACCCTTCTATATGCATCCGATAACAGGAATTACAGTGCTGACAAACGCAGTGCTTTTTGCCATGGTGGTGCCTCTGTACAATGCGCTGAGCAATCTGGTAAAGGTGGCAAGGGGAGAGCGGATCTTTGAATGCTTGGAGGAGGAGCCAACATGGAGAAAGGTGCTGGCATGCTTTGTAGGGACTCCGTCAAATAGGCCAATACGTCATCATTTGGTGATCGAGTACTCGGCAGGCGAAGGGAAAAAGAAGAAGTTTTCTTTCCGCTTAAACTATGGTGATGACGAGGGATATGGCAGCAGTGGCAACAGGTCCTGCTATGCAAGATCTTCTACAGACAGTAAGAGATGGCTCTCCCAGAATCTGCCGTTCTTGTTATTCATGCTTGCGGGGTTCTTGGCTACTATGTTATTTGGGGACGTGTTATTGCAGGTACTACTAAATTAA
- the thiC gene encoding phosphomethylpyrimidine synthase ThiC — protein sequence MDTQMGSAKRGIATDEMVQVAKDEDVGLNWLVQRVANGSIIIPKNNARKQKIKVVGIGHGLKTKVNVNIGTSTLHQNLDEEISKAKVAVKYGADTIMDLSDGGNLDTIRQTLLEAAPITFGTVPVYQAYWHGVEKYKNPLNITEDDFLNAFEKNVKDGVDYTTIHSGITKELAKRVLEVKRHGGIVSKGGTITAAWMLKYDKENPYFEHFDYMCEIARKYDVTFSLGDALRPGSILDSHDELQVAEMINVARLAKRAHEKDVQVMIEGPGHVPLNEVAANVRLAKSLIGDVPYYVLGPLVTDVAAGYDHIASAIGAAVSAAEGVDLLCYLTPAEHLALPTAEEVKEGLIAYRIAAHAGDLVKIRDKAIKWDAAITEARRTLNWEKQIALSINPEEAARIHYREGQHEGNNVPCTMCGSACVYIMLPQQRQQKQRRIDITSNNDDIYNDGGGVKEESTATMSPPS from the coding sequence ATGGACACTCAAATGGGCAGTGCAAAAAGAGGAATAGCAACTGATGAAATGGTCCAAGTTGCAAAAGACGAGGACGTTGGATTAAACTGGCTCGTACAGAGGGTTGCAAATGGTTCTATTATAATCCCAAAGAATAATGCAAGGAAGCAAAAGATTAAAGTAGTTGGAATAGGGCATGGGCTGAAAACAAAGGTCAACGTAAACATTGGAACCTCTACCCTACATCAGAACCTTGATGAAGAAATTTCCAAGGCAAAAGTAGCAGTCAAGTATGGCGCCGACACCATAATGGACTTGTCAGATGGTGGAAACCTTGACACCATTCGTCAGACACTGCTTGAAGCAGCGCCAATAACCTTTGGAACGGTTCCTGTGTACCAGGCATACTGGCATGGCGTCGAGAAATACAAGAATCCTCTAAATATTACAGAAGACGACTTTCTCAATGCATTTGAAAAGAATGTCAAAGACGGAGTTGATTACACCACAATACATTCTGGCATTACAAAAGAGCTGGCCAAAAGAGTGCTTGAGGTAAAGCGACATGGCGGCATAGTTTCAAAAGGCGGCACGATAACAGCGGCTTGGATGCTCAAGTACGACAAGGAGAATCCATATTTTGAACACTTTGACTACATGTGCGAAATTGCAAGAAAATATGATGTTACCTTTAGCTTGGGCGATGCTCTCAGACCGGGTTCAATTCTTGACTCCCACGATGAGCTGCAAGTCGCAGAAATGATAAACGTTGCCCGGCTTGCAAAACGGGCTCATGAAAAGGATGTTCAGGTAATGATCGAAGGCCCAGGTCATGTACCGCTGAACGAAGTTGCTGCCAATGTAAGGCTTGCAAAATCATTGATTGGTGATGTTCCCTACTATGTCCTCGGTCCACTAGTTACAGACGTGGCAGCAGGCTATGACCATATTGCAAGTGCTATTGGAGCCGCAGTATCAGCCGCCGAAGGCGTAGATCTACTGTGCTACCTGACACCGGCGGAACATCTGGCACTACCAACTGCAGAAGAGGTCAAAGAGGGGCTAATCGCTTACAGGATTGCCGCCCATGCTGGCGACTTGGTAAAGATAAGAGACAAGGCAATCAAATGGGATGCGGCGATCACGGAAGCAAGGCGCACGTTAAACTGGGAGAAGCAGATAGCCCTGTCTATAAACCCAGAAGAAGCTGCCAGAATCCATTACAGAGAAGGGCAGCATGAAGGAAACAATGTTCCATGCACGATGTGCGGTTCAGCATGCGTATACATCATGCTCCCGCAGCAGAGGCAACAGAAACAAAGAAGAATCGATATTACCAGCAATAATGATGATATCTATAACGATGGCGGCGGTGTTAAAGAAGAAAGCACAGCTACAATGTCACCACCATCATAA
- a CDS encoding ABC transporter substrate-binding protein, with protein MFSSLVQHDLELNPQPDLAESWGVSEDGKTYTFHLVRNATFHDGKPVTSADVKFTRGGDSLRSSWQSRLGRLDSIETPDEYTVVFKLKQPFSALIFMLDMGSGGPPILPKHLYEGTGIPNNPYNQKPIGSGPFKLVSWEKGNQIVLERNENYFKKGLPYLDRIIMRIMADQTALALAIENGEIDYAPVGLSFSDAERLKELENIDVVYSGREGLGVLLTLVMNLDNPISANQKVMQSNSYPSMDC; from the coding sequence ATCTTCAGCAGTCTTGTACAGCATGATCTTGAGTTAAACCCACAACCGGACCTCGCAGAGAGCTGGGGTGTTTCAGAAGACGGCAAAACATATACATTCCATCTTGTGAGAAATGCAACTTTTCACGATGGAAAGCCGGTTACAAGTGCTGATGTAAAATTCACCAGAGGTGGTGATTCCTTACGATCCTCTTGGCAAAGTCGTTTGGGAAGACTTGACTCGATAGAAACGCCTGACGAGTATACTGTTGTCTTCAAACTAAAACAGCCTTTTTCTGCCCTGATTTTCATGCTTGACATGGGCTCTGGAGGTCCTCCAATTCTTCCAAAGCATCTCTATGAAGGAACTGGCATTCCAAACAACCCGTACAACCAGAAACCAATTGGTAGCGGTCCATTCAAGCTTGTCAGCTGGGAAAAAGGCAACCAAATTGTTCTTGAAAGGAATGAAAACTACTTCAAAAAGGGCTTGCCATACCTTGACAGAATAATCATGAGAATTATGGCTGACCAAACGGCACTGGCGCTTGCGATTGAAAACGGTGAGATAGACTATGCTCCTGTAGGATTATCGTTCTCCGATGCCGAAAGGCTGAAAGAACTAGAAAATATTGATGTTGTCTATTCTGGCCGGGAAGGATTGGGAGTATTGTTGACACTTGTAATGAATCTAGACAATCCCATTTCAGCTAACCAGAAAGTCATGCAATCAAACAGCTATCCAAGCATGGATTGTTGA
- a CDS encoding nickel/cobalt transporter, translating to MDGYVEVKLSVTAILLGGYLIFLSFFLQSANAECISTDPIEVFCGIDLSTGRVSGVYTLHIFGIPTPSLDETAAGVVLPAVILFGLLHGLSPGHGWPVAILYSMRRPRPVFYGLISSGIIAGAHFVSAIAVVVAYIFLTTLVTIPNLYLRLSAAIALGILAYIFWKEEDDHDPIESQHDSLRGTTEHPDHHHEHHQHERKAWHHRISYHSHSHIHQHKKRMPARSLRAIAGFAFVLGFAHEEEFVILALAAGGGDPVGLMIAYASSVAAALVGITLLSLKVYERIQHRIVKYSKYLPKITAVLLLLMAISFATGIGIR from the coding sequence ATGGATGGCTATGTTGAAGTTAAACTCTCGGTGACGGCTATTCTCCTGGGAGGATATTTGATTTTTCTATCATTTTTTCTGCAGAGTGCCAATGCAGAATGCATTAGCACTGATCCAATAGAAGTCTTTTGTGGTATCGATCTATCTACGGGTAGAGTGAGCGGTGTCTACACATTGCATATTTTCGGAATTCCTACTCCCTCTTTAGATGAAACTGCGGCAGGTGTGGTGTTGCCAGCTGTAATTCTATTTGGTTTATTGCATGGCTTAAGCCCTGGGCATGGCTGGCCGGTTGCTATATTGTACTCTATGCGTAGACCTCGCCCGGTTTTTTACGGTTTAATAAGCTCTGGAATAATTGCAGGCGCACATTTCGTTTCTGCAATAGCTGTGGTTGTAGCGTACATATTCCTTACCACTTTAGTGACAATACCTAACCTCTACTTGCGCCTCAGTGCTGCTATTGCGCTAGGAATATTAGCATACATATTTTGGAAGGAGGAAGACGATCACGATCCTATTGAAAGTCAACACGATTCTCTTCGCGGCACTACAGAGCACCCTGATCATCATCACGAACATCATCAACATGAACGTAAAGCCTGGCATCATCGGATTAGCTATCATTCACACTCCCATATTCACCAACACAAAAAAAGAATGCCAGCGCGTAGTTTGAGAGCAATAGCCGGATTTGCGTTTGTACTCGGATTTGCTCATGAAGAGGAATTTGTTATTCTTGCACTAGCTGCTGGTGGAGGTGATCCAGTGGGTCTAATGATCGCGTATGCGAGTTCAGTGGCAGCAGCGTTAGTGGGAATAACTCTGCTTTCGCTGAAAGTGTATGAGCGCATTCAACATAGGATTGTGAAATATAGCAAATATCTACCAAAAATTACTGCAGTCTTGTTGCTACTCATGGCGATAAGCTTCGCAACAGGGATAGGCATTCGATGA